GAGAAACCCTCCCATGAGCATAAGTAATGTCTTCACTCTGCTGCAGCCtttcaagtgtagataagccctgagTATGCAGTAGAGCTGGGAGCTGGAAAAGAATTCAGGAGTACCGACGATCTCAAACTGTGAATTACAATTTTTGCAAAACTAATAGTTTTAAAATCACTTTCCTGTCTGATATTTGTTAAAATTGAAAGGTaacattttaaactgaaaaagggaaatatttgttttcacATAATGCACAAGACCTCGAccggattaaaaaaagaaaaaagataggACATTTATATAGATAATGAAAATATCCAAAGTCACAATCATAGGATTTTATTCAAAAAGTTTGGAATGGATGTAAACTCTAATTTTGTTAGGACAGAAAACAGCCTCTATGTGAtgggattaggaagaaactttcctttTGTAAATGTTATTTAATAGCTAACTATACTAAGGTTTCTTGCACCTTGCTTCACTAAAGCAtatggtactggccactgctggagacagggTACTAGTCTAGAGGGACCAATGATCTGATCTGCAATAGGATTTACATACATGCggtagaaccttagagttacaaacaccttgggaatgaaggttgttcgtaactctgaaatgttcgtaactctgaacaggGCATTATGGTTGttatttcaaaagtttacaactgaacattgacttaatacagttttgaaattttactatacagaagaaaaatactgctttccctttatgTTTTTAGTAGTTTAAatttaacacaatactgtactgtatttgcttttttcccctctctctctgctgttgcctgattgtgtacttctggttccaaatgaggtgtaggGTTGACTGGttagttcataactctggtatcagaggggtagccgtgttagtctggatctttgctgctttcataactctggtgttgctaattctgaggttctactgtaaaatgTTATAAGCACATAAATACAGGATGAGGGCCTGGGATTATGGAAAAAGTGTatttctatttttgtttgtttgctcccTTAATTTGTTTGTCAGTATTTTGTgttgagtcagtttccctgtagTCTTTCCCTTTTTTGTCTTTCatagaacagcaggggaggggagagaaaatacTTTTATTACATGgtattggaaaaatcacaaacatTTAAGCTTTGAATTGCTTCTATCACTTTAAGCaaaaagggaaatgaaatgaAAGGAGAAGGTTGCACGTGTGCAAGAGAAAGGCCTGCAACTATCACAGCCCAGGGTGACTGAAACTCGCGCCTGCGCCCTCAGGGCGAGTGGCTCTGTCCGCCTGAACTGGAAGCTTGCGCAATCGCAGTAAAATAGGCGAACTGCGAGCATGCGCAGTGCTGGGGCGCAGAGCACAACGCATGCGTAACGAAAGCTGTGTGCGGTTGCTGGCGCCTCCTCCCCTTTAAGCGCGTTGTTTAGTGTCCTCCGTCAGGAGGTAGGGACAGCTCGGCGGTTCCTAGCCGCTGTGTGCACGGGCGGTGCGGCGAGAATGTCTGGCTGGGACCGGGAGATGGGCTTCGGGCCCGGGGGCTCGGGTCGGGGCGGCGCGGGGGACGGGCGGATCTACGTGGGGAATCTGCCGGCGGACGTGCGGGAGAAGGACCTGGAGGAGCTTTTCTACAAGTACGGCCGCATCCGCGACATCGAGCTCAAGAGCAAGCGCGGCCTGGTGCCCTTCGCCTTCGTGCGCTTCGAGGACCCGCGGTGAGCGGGACGGGGGAGCGGGCCCCCGGGagagccggcccggcccggcccggcccggcctgagGCTGGTGGAATCCCTCCGCCGGGTCACGGAGCCCTGGAGACGGCCCGCCCGGGCCCTCGACGGGAAACTCCTCTGCACCAGAGCCCGGGCGCGCACCCCCGGTCCCCAGGGGAGGACCTGCTGCACCTCCCCACGCTCGGCCCCGGCTGGCCGGGCGCCCCTCCCCCGGAGAAGGAGCCTATCGGCCTGTTCTCTCCTAGCGGGCAAAGCCCTCACgcacccttcctgcccccacgCATCACTCCGCGCCTGGTGTGACCCCCGCTCCCGGACAGCCTCCATCTGTATCAGGGGCAtcgcccacttcccccccccagcaatcTGCCCTAGGAATAACGGACAGTGACGCGCGCAGCAAATCTGTGAATGGGGACCTGCTCTCCCCCTTCCGAGCTGACGGGACTCTGCCTAAGTGACACCGGTACATCATCTCTTAAAAGAACACCCAGAAACGGCCCTATCAGTCTGTTCTGGTACTTCCCAAGTCGTTTAGTTTCCCCTTTTGTATGAATTAAAATGTGTAGATTTTCCACTTCTAAGCAGTGTATAATATCACAATTTTGTCTGCATGGGAGCAATTGTAATATTACAGGCACCAAGGTTTGAGCTTGCAGGAGAAATGAATTGATTCACTTTGGCCATGTAAATTATTGTGTGTGTGAGAACACAGATTGGGTTTGAAAACTTTAAACCCAGTATGGCTGTAGTCCTCAGCAAGGTAGATACTGCTTTGCATAACACAGCTAATAAATAATGGGCAAGTATGAGGGAGGAATACATGCTCATTGATTGTCCTCTTTAATGAGTTAAGCTGATTGCAGTGGTCTAGATAACTGTCTTCTGAATTCTCCATATTTTACCTTTTTCAGGTAGCATCAAAGGGGCTTTGGCAAGCCTGGGGAATGTTTTCACAAGGTTCTAGTACCAGCAGTTACAAACAATTCGTAATGTACACATAGTCCCAGACTCTGAATTTCTGTTCATCTGACTATAAACATAAAGGTGTTATCTTCTTTGTttcttaactttaaaaaaaaataattctagttGATACTTAAGCACAACTCAGAAACTCAAACAGATGGTTTCCTGCAGCAATTGTAACTATTCACCTCCACCCCTATGTACCATGCAGGTATATGGTTTTGTCTCTAATATGAGCAGACTGTGGCTAAGTACAGTTATTACTGGTGAAATGCATCTGAATTTCCTAATATTGTGTTTAAAATATCATCCACGACAGTGAATAACATATCTGCATTCATTATTTTTGAATCAGGGTTTATGGACATATTGTAGATGCGTCCCCAGACATTACAGAGACCATTTTTGGCTTAGCAGAGACACTACATCACAGATTGCCCATGACAGGGAAAACAGCATCCCTTTGTCAGTTACAACATTTATTTTCGGGGAGAAGAAAACATTTAACTGAGAAAACAAtgtgaggtgggtttttttggctcCTTTAATGTAGATTAACATTTTTGGGGGTGGGACTGGCATAAGAGTCAGAACTATGTGACCAGCCATTTCTCCATGGACCATGAGCCCGTGTGTTAAGGACCACTGGTGGATcagacccagtttgggaaccacacTTCTAAAGTAAGCCCATGCAACACTCAGGCAATCTAAGAGGAAGGGGTGTTCTTTATCTAGGTTATTGGGTAGATTGTTTTGTTCACAGATATTTTGTTGATGGTTCACAGGAGTTTAAATCTGTAGTCCCTcctgcctttttaaaaacaaacaaacacataaaTAACCCTCTCTCCCATCCCCTGTGACACTCTAAAGAGAAAGCCACACCTTGATAAGGGTGAcgacaatgaggtcctggtccatgactagggctcttaggCCTATGGTAATACTAATAACAATAGATGCTAAACTTCTCAGGATTGGGATGCTCTGTTAATGCACTGTGTTCTCACTTATGATCTTCCAGTGTTATTTCTACCTTCCGCAATGCTTTTTGAAATTAATTTTAGAGAGAGTTTGCACACTTGTAAAGTTCAGCTTGCAAGGACTGAATTTTGAAAAGATTTATGTTTAAATGAACAGTTATTCTGTGGTTATATATAACTTTGCAACTACTTTCAATCTTTAGTTTTCAGTTCATGCCCTTCTGCATGCGTTAGCATAGACTTGCTGGGATGGAAAGTGAGATTAGGTCTAGGCTTTAATACAACATCAGAACGGTTTCAGGAAAACAAATATCCCTTGTATATAATTATGCAAGCCAAAACACCATAATGAGGCAGTTTCTAATAAGTGGCTTGTTAGTGAAGGTAAAGTATTCACCCTCACTGCCTGCCAGATTATGAAAGAGCTTTGTTCCATGCGGATCAGAGTTCAGTCAGAATGCAGCCTTTCTGAGAAATGGCCCCTGCTTCTAAGCATAGTGGATAGGCAGAACCTGTCGGTGAATGCAAGATAAATAATGTGATTCTCCTGTGTTCTTTGCAGTGGATGTGGCTGTAACCTGAAATAGATGGTGCACAGGAATGTAAGAGCTTGGAAAAAGCTTTTAACAATTTACAGATGTGATACACTGTTAGCTGATGAATCCATTTCAAACTCAGTCCAAAATATCCTCAAATATTTTTGCAGCTACTTTAAAACTGCAATATTTCTAACATGCTTGATGGCCCACTGagatgttgggaatcactgactgagCATCATTAATCACTGATTCATGTTATTTGTTTGCAGAGATGCAGAAGATGCAGTTTATGGGAGAAATGGTTATGATTATGGTCAATGCCGACTGCGTGTtgagttccccagatcctcccgAGGTCGGGGTGGAGGTTTTGGTGGGGGGCTGCGTGGGAGGAATGGCCCTCCGTCACGACGTTCTGAATTTCGAGTCCTTGTTTCAGGTATGTTACCTTCCACACTTCAATTTGGCTAGGACTCATCCTAATGCTGTGCCTCATTGTATTGTGTCCTTGTCTCGCGAAAAAGGAGCTTTTCATATCACTGAAATAGtttaaggttttttttgtaaCATGAAACCTCTTCCTGTAAAGGAGTATCCCGGTGCAGTTCCCTTTCCAGTTTGACTTGAGGAGGAGTCTTGTTGCTTTTTGGAGCACATCTTGATGAATGGTGAGCAGAAATGTCTTCATAGGGGCCAGATGTGAACTCAGCCGTGGATTCTGAAATGTACCAGCGTTGTGTGAGTGGGCAGATGCATAGAAGGAGGGAGAACTTGGGCACCATTCTTGCACGATGAAAACAGTTGGGCACTAGATGGAATGGTACCTAACATTTCATCATAATTAGAAAGGATTTGTTAGAGATCTCCTATGATGTAACATGCTCTGATAGGTGTTGAcattttgttcatttaaaaaaaacaaccaaacacgTGATCTGTGCCTCAGCAACTCCACATGATCTACTCATAGCTGCATGATCTACTCACTATGGGAAAGAATGACTAAGGCACCATGGAAGGGAGCCCCCCTCAAGCAACCAGTGGATTCCTGAGGTGGGACTTCatacaaaaaaacaaagaaacaaactgaAAAGGCCATTCAAGTAGTGAGTTGACATTAGGAAATAGGGGTGGAGGGGGCCCTTTATGGGAGAGAAATGAAAGTATGTTTGGAAGTTCTGCAATGCATATGAAATCCCAGGAGGAGATTCATTACTCCCTGACAGCGGATGCTTGGGACAGTCCATAAAAAAACATACCTGTATGTCTCTCCCGAAAACATGTTTATCTCCATGCATCACCTTAAAATACCCACATCGCCATTTCTCTGCATGCTCTTGTGACTTTAtggctaaaaaaaataaaacgtTCCCTGTAAGGAAGCCACTCTACTGTAGCAATAAAATATCGTCAGCATTGCAGCAGGATCTGAACGCTATCCAGTGAAACCAGGAGTACATCTCCTCTTCAGGagcctgggagggctgggggagaaTAACTGAAAACCATCTGATTTTTTTTGACATGAGCACGAAAACCTACTTTGGTAAAGGGTATTGTGAAGCCTTCTTGAAAATTGCCAGGACCAGCAGTACATTAGAGTCTCCAGCGTGCTGTGGGCAGGGAAACTCAACTCTGTGCCTTCCTTTAGGTAAACATGCTGATAATTACCAGCTAAACGCATGTGGTTTTGCTCACTACCAGAGGATGAACTGCTGGAATCTCAGGACCCAAATTAATACAACTGATATGAATGGGACAAGCCAATCTTGGATGGGGAGCTGAGCTTGAGGAACcttaagggaaaaaaaatgtccTGCTTTGAGAGCAAAATCTTCATTACAGATGTACAGGGTTTGAGGGGTGGTTCTGAATTACTTTGCAACAGCACAAATAGCAGATTCCTCTGAAATCTCAGCACGTTGAATTCCAGAGAGACCCAGGGACTATCTTACAGGCAGGAGGCCCACATTTTGTACCTTCCACGGAGGGCTCAGCTGCTGGTTTTCTGGAATGGAACTTAGTGCTATTTTTTTGGATCCCTCCATTCTTATTGCAGTTCTGATCCTATGGAAAAGTCACAAGGCACATTGAAGTGATGAAGCCCTTGGCCTGGCAGAGTCAGCATCCCTGGGACAGCCTGAGTAGATGGCCTTTTTGTTTATATGGTGTCTTATGTTTTGTGTTCTCCATGCTCAGGGCTTCCTCCGTCAGGCAGCTGGCAGGACCTGAAGGATCATATGCGTGAAGCTGGTGATGTTTGTTATGCAGATGTACAGAAAGATGGAATGGGTGTAGTTGAGTTTCTTCGCAAGGAAGATATGGAATACGCATTGCGTAAACTGGATGACACCAAATTCCGCTCTCATGAGGTGGGTTCGTGC
The Mauremys mutica isolate MM-2020 ecotype Southern chromosome 16, ASM2049712v1, whole genome shotgun sequence genome window above contains:
- the SRSF9 gene encoding serine/arginine-rich splicing factor 9; protein product: MSGWDREMGFGPGGSGRGGAGDGRIYVGNLPADVREKDLEELFYKYGRIRDIELKSKRGLVPFAFVRFEDPRDAEDAVYGRNGYDYGQCRLRVEFPRSSRGRGGGFGGGLRGRNGPPSRRSEFRVLVSGLPPSGSWQDLKDHMREAGDVCYADVQKDGMGVVEFLRKEDMEYALRKLDDTKFRSHEGETSYIRVCPERSTSYGYSRSRSGSRGRDSPYQSRGSPRYSSPFRPY